The following coding sequences lie in one Pseudomonas syringae CC1557 genomic window:
- a CDS encoding TetR/AcrR family transcriptional regulator: protein MAVDESGNDIEEATPPKRRRAPKGDMRKQALLDAATVIFARDGYSSASMREVAVLAGITTVGLLHHFPNKEALLNALLERRDQRVTSRFQDLTTELTLEGFQKFLKMSMSFSIEEAAECQAALLMNTESLSPSHPAWSWHNERFHLTHQHARSHLNALIDAGEVRADIDVKALAQEIFSVMDGLQIQWLRSPEDVDVMAVFEIYVQRLGRDIKAHP, encoded by the coding sequence ATGGCAGTCGACGAATCAGGGAATGACATCGAAGAAGCAACACCACCCAAGCGTCGCCGGGCGCCCAAGGGGGACATGCGCAAACAAGCCTTGCTGGATGCAGCGACGGTCATTTTTGCCAGAGACGGCTATTCCAGCGCTTCGATGCGTGAGGTGGCAGTGCTTGCCGGCATCACCACAGTAGGGCTGCTGCACCACTTTCCCAATAAGGAAGCCTTGCTCAATGCACTGCTGGAGCGCAGGGATCAGCGCGTCACGTCGAGGTTTCAGGACCTGACCACTGAACTGACGCTCGAGGGTTTTCAGAAATTCCTGAAAATGAGCATGAGCTTCAGTATCGAGGAGGCTGCGGAGTGCCAGGCGGCGTTGCTGATGAACACGGAAAGCCTGTCGCCTTCGCATCCGGCCTGGTCATGGCATAACGAACGATTTCACCTGACCCATCAGCATGCGCGTAGCCATTTGAACGCATTGATAGATGCAGGGGAAGTTCGCGCGGACATCGACGTGAAAGCCCTGGCCCAGGAGATTTTCTCGGTCATGGACGGCTTGCAGATTCAGTGGCTGAGAAGCCCGGAAGATGTAGACGTCATGGCCGTTTTCGAGATCTACGTGCAACGTCTGGGAAGGGATATCAAGGCTCATCCCTGA
- a CDS encoding YebC/PmpR family DNA-binding transcriptional regulator has translation MGAQWKVKHKEAAANAKGRTFGKLSKEIMIAARAGADPDMNSRLRLVVEQAKKASMPRETLERAIKKGAGMLGESVNFERLTYEGFAPHRVPVIVECLTDNINRTVSEIRVLFRKGQLGAAGSVSWDFLYQGMIEAVSASPDADADEAAIEAGAQDCEPGEEGATLFLTEPTDMDAVCKKLPEFGFTVQSAQLGYRPKSTVDGLTEEQMAEVEAFLEAIDNHDDVQNVYVGLAG, from the coding sequence ATGGGCGCACAGTGGAAGGTCAAGCATAAAGAAGCGGCAGCCAATGCCAAGGGACGCACGTTTGGCAAGCTGTCCAAGGAGATAATGATCGCGGCCCGCGCCGGGGCCGATCCGGACATGAACTCACGCCTGCGACTGGTCGTGGAGCAGGCCAAAAAGGCCTCCATGCCGCGTGAAACCCTGGAACGTGCCATCAAAAAGGGTGCGGGTATGCTGGGCGAAAGCGTCAACTTCGAACGGCTGACCTACGAAGGCTTTGCCCCGCACCGTGTGCCGGTTATCGTCGAGTGCCTGACCGATAACATCAACCGTACGGTCTCCGAAATTCGCGTGTTGTTCCGCAAAGGCCAATTGGGCGCTGCGGGTTCGGTATCCTGGGATTTTCTGTATCAGGGCATGATCGAAGCGGTTTCTGCTTCACCGGACGCTGATGCAGACGAGGCGGCCATCGAGGCCGGTGCCCAGGACTGCGAACCGGGTGAAGAGGGTGCGACACTGTTCCTGACCGAGCCTACCGACATGGACGCAGTCTGCAAAAAGCTCCCGGAATTCGGTTTCACGGTGCAATCGGCGCAACTGGGCTATCGCCCGAAAAGCACCGTGGACGGCCTGACCGAAGAGCAAATGGCCGAGGTCGAAGCGTTTCTTGAAGCCATCGACAATCACGACGACGTGCAGAACGTCTACGTCGGCCTGGCTGGCTGA
- a CDS encoding DUF883 family protein, which translates to MARKTSAQNAADQIKDQAFSELQALIEESDKLLKDSAALVGEDAESIRAQLSLKLKQALDSMASVRDRTKPVVEATETYIGGHPWQTVAVSAGFGLVVGLLLGRR; encoded by the coding sequence ATGGCTCGTAAGACTTCTGCCCAAAATGCTGCCGATCAAATCAAGGATCAGGCATTCAGCGAATTGCAGGCCCTCATCGAAGAATCCGACAAACTGCTCAAAGACAGCGCGGCACTGGTCGGCGAAGATGCAGAAAGCATCCGTGCGCAACTGAGTCTCAAGCTCAAGCAGGCGCTTGACTCGATGGCCAGCGTGCGTGATCGCACCAAGCCGGTTGTAGAAGCGACCGAAACCTACATCGGTGGCCATCCTTGGCAGACCGTGGCAGTTTCTGCAGGTTTTGGTCTGGTAGTGGGCTTGCTGCTGGGCCGTCGTTGA
- a CDS encoding enoyl-CoA hydratase: MSYETILSKIIGGVGVITLNRPKALNALNARLIDELNHALDAFEADADIGCIVLTGSEKAFAAGADIKEMVDLTYPQIYLDDLFRESDRVAARRKPMVAAVAGFALGGGCELALMCDFILAAENARFGQPEINLGVLPGMGGTQRLTRAVGKAKAMEMCLTGRLIDAHEAERAGLVARVLPLEQLLPEALAVAAVIAEKSLPVAMLVKESVNRAFEVSLAEGIRFERRVFHATFASHDQKEGMTAFIDKRKPEFKDC, encoded by the coding sequence ATGTCTTACGAGACCATTCTAAGTAAGATTATAGGCGGCGTCGGGGTGATCACCCTCAATCGTCCCAAGGCGCTGAATGCATTGAATGCCCGCCTGATCGACGAACTCAACCACGCACTGGATGCGTTCGAAGCAGACGCAGACATTGGCTGTATCGTCCTTACGGGCTCGGAAAAAGCGTTCGCTGCTGGAGCGGACATCAAGGAAATGGTCGACCTGACCTATCCGCAGATCTACCTCGACGACCTGTTTCGCGAGAGTGACCGGGTGGCTGCCAGACGCAAACCGATGGTGGCTGCCGTGGCCGGTTTTGCGCTGGGCGGTGGCTGTGAGCTGGCGCTGATGTGCGATTTCATTCTGGCCGCCGAAAACGCCCGGTTTGGCCAGCCGGAAATCAACCTGGGCGTGTTGCCTGGAATGGGCGGGACGCAGCGTCTGACCCGTGCTGTCGGCAAGGCCAAGGCCATGGAAATGTGCCTGACCGGCCGCCTGATCGATGCCCATGAAGCTGAACGGGCCGGTCTGGTGGCCCGCGTTCTGCCGCTGGAGCAGTTGCTGCCGGAAGCATTGGCTGTCGCAGCTGTCATCGCCGAAAAGTCCCTGCCTGTGGCGATGCTGGTCAAGGAGAGTGTCAATCGCGCCTTTGAAGTCAGCCTGGCCGAAGGCATTCGCTTCGAACGTCGTGTGTTTCATGCGACATTTGCCAGTCACGACCAGAAAGAAGGCATGACGGCTTTTATCGACAAGCGCAAGCCGGAGTTCAAGGATTGTTGA
- a CDS encoding type VI secretion system Vgr family protein produces the protein MYEDQQAPVTLTIADCQADLRVISFNGLDALNELYRFDIKLVGSDPDLNLDSLLEHGAFLSFGQVDQGFHGRISQASLIYRGEHLSLYHLLLMPSLEKLARRQQRHVYQDLTVPQLITQLLEAHGIEADAQRFDRLTGLYPPRALCIQYDESDLHLLQRLCEEEGIHFRFEHDAERHRLVFSDDPASFPQQPVPIRFGHAQQDGTCPPTLLHMAETLSMQSALRQHAEYLGEDDSPLFPARTRQPESPAANQPFESGGNAGPRTHQQALLLQHGARKLERLRCERRTIRGRSNHAALRSGQIIQVLDHPERLLNDQWLLTEVSHSVRQLRVLRGLNPHDILAILRILADEQSVLTDTDPMPGNGYRNCFSVIPWAMPFRPSLRRQRPAMTDTHLATLMPPSDDRAQHPGYRPVSFDWQRASSQGDSRPRWPYVQIACDTAYTLAPGARVLIRYLDNNADRPVICAALPQPEDVTRPCITLDGVLVTTTGDLQLENGQRLHIACGEAMTLHGQQAAIHIDAQGVTIIGAVSVTVSSAPLNNP, from the coding sequence ATGTACGAAGACCAGCAAGCGCCAGTCACCCTGACAATCGCCGACTGCCAGGCAGACCTGCGCGTCATCAGTTTCAACGGCCTGGACGCCCTCAATGAGCTGTATCGCTTCGATATCAAACTGGTTGGCAGCGATCCTGACCTCAACCTCGACAGTCTGCTCGAACACGGCGCATTTCTGAGCTTTGGGCAGGTCGATCAGGGGTTCCACGGGCGAATAAGCCAGGCCAGCCTTATCTACAGGGGTGAGCACTTGAGCCTCTACCATCTGCTGCTGATGCCGTCGCTGGAAAAGCTCGCCCGGCGACAGCAGCGCCATGTCTATCAGGACCTCACGGTTCCACAACTGATTACTCAGTTGCTTGAGGCGCATGGCATAGAAGCCGACGCTCAGCGCTTCGACCGCCTGACAGGTCTGTATCCCCCGCGAGCACTGTGCATTCAGTACGACGAAAGCGATCTGCATCTGCTGCAACGCCTGTGCGAGGAAGAAGGTATCCACTTTCGCTTTGAGCATGATGCCGAACGTCACCGCCTGGTGTTTTCAGACGATCCGGCCAGTTTTCCGCAGCAACCGGTGCCCATCCGGTTCGGGCATGCGCAACAGGATGGCACGTGCCCGCCGACACTGCTGCATATGGCTGAAACACTGTCGATGCAGAGCGCGCTGCGCCAACATGCCGAGTACCTTGGCGAGGATGACTCACCTCTATTTCCGGCACGCACCCGGCAACCCGAATCGCCTGCTGCCAACCAACCGTTCGAATCCGGAGGCAACGCGGGCCCGCGCACTCATCAACAGGCCCTGCTCCTGCAACACGGCGCACGCAAGCTGGAGCGCCTGCGCTGTGAACGCCGCACTATCAGGGGACGAAGCAATCACGCGGCACTGCGCAGCGGGCAGATCATCCAGGTGCTGGATCACCCCGAGCGGCTGCTCAACGATCAATGGCTGCTGACTGAAGTCAGCCACAGCGTTCGGCAGTTGCGGGTGCTCAGAGGACTGAATCCGCACGACATACTCGCCATCCTGCGTATTCTTGCCGATGAACAATCGGTATTGACCGACACTGATCCGATGCCCGGCAATGGTTACCGCAATTGCTTCAGCGTCATACCCTGGGCAATGCCGTTTCGCCCGTCGCTGAGGCGGCAGCGCCCTGCAATGACCGACACTCACTTGGCTACGCTGATGCCCCCGTCCGATGACCGGGCGCAGCATCCGGGTTATCGACCGGTCAGCTTCGACTGGCAACGGGCTTCGTCCCAAGGCGACTCGCGCCCGCGCTGGCCATACGTGCAAATCGCTTGCGACACGGCGTACACACTGGCACCAGGCGCCCGCGTATTGATCCGCTACCTCGACAACAACGCAGACCGTCCGGTGATCTGCGCAGCACTGCCACAGCCAGAGGACGTCACCAGACCCTGCATCACTCTCGACGGCGTACTTGTCACAACGACCGGAGACCTACAGCTCGAAAACGGTCAGCGGCTGCACATTGCTTGCGGCGAAGCAATGACCTTGCACGGGCAGCAGGCTGCCATTCATATCGATGCACAGGGCGTCACGATCATCGGTGCAGTCTCTGTAACGGTGTCGTCAGCGCCCCTCAACAATCCTTGA
- a CDS encoding MATE family efflux transporter: protein MAEASAKFTQGSVARHIAVTASTSAVSLFAVFLVDILTLVYVSMLHDPVLLAAIGIAKVLMFFNSALATGLIIAATAVLSERIGHHAAGSIPRLTASLLLMVFAVCGLAAGVQIALIGPITHWLGAEAATDEAARSFIWLTLPFTAIQAVMQMAAQILRTTGDNSRALCVVLSAAATLAVADPFFIFALDLGLNGAGIAFALSACVSASLGVYWVRKRVGLVLTRNLKLLRLHAVRTFRIALPAMAANLATPVGLAYLVASLSAFGTSALAAMTVLDRVLQFSYCAFFALPGALAPVLGQNIGAQRDDRVSAAIVFTRRLVTGYGLTVWLILVLCGGMIADLYQLEGDARALFLAFCHFGGGLWVIIGLDFVAIAVFMTMNRSWWVPVFAWLRATAGTVPFVYAGAHWFGSSGAFPGMLAGNAVIALISITTASLTAKRFFTSRARAKCAGAH from the coding sequence ATGGCCGAAGCCAGCGCAAAATTTACCCAGGGCAGCGTGGCACGTCACATCGCCGTGACTGCCAGCACCAGTGCAGTAAGTCTGTTCGCCGTGTTCCTCGTAGACATCCTGACACTGGTCTACGTCTCAATGCTCCACGATCCTGTGCTGCTGGCGGCCATCGGCATTGCCAAAGTGCTGATGTTCTTCAACAGCGCTTTGGCCACCGGCCTGATCATCGCCGCAACAGCCGTCCTGTCAGAGCGTATTGGCCATCATGCCGCCGGATCCATCCCGAGGCTCACTGCCAGTTTGTTATTGATGGTGTTCGCGGTCTGCGGCCTTGCTGCTGGTGTGCAGATCGCGTTGATCGGGCCGATCACCCACTGGCTGGGAGCCGAAGCCGCCACTGACGAAGCCGCGCGCAGCTTTATCTGGCTCACGCTGCCGTTCACGGCGATTCAGGCCGTCATGCAGATGGCCGCCCAGATCCTCAGAACCACCGGTGATAACAGCCGGGCGCTGTGTGTCGTGCTGTCAGCTGCCGCCACACTGGCGGTTGCCGACCCGTTCTTCATCTTTGCGCTTGACCTGGGCCTGAATGGCGCGGGCATCGCCTTCGCGCTGTCCGCCTGCGTTTCCGCGTCGCTGGGCGTGTATTGGGTGCGAAAGAGAGTGGGGCTGGTGCTGACGCGCAACCTCAAGCTGCTGCGCCTCCACGCAGTCCGCACCTTCAGGATTGCGCTTCCGGCGATGGCCGCCAACCTGGCGACGCCGGTAGGGCTGGCTTACCTTGTGGCCTCGTTGTCGGCCTTCGGCACCTCGGCACTGGCTGCCATGACGGTGCTGGACAGGGTGCTGCAATTTTCCTACTGCGCGTTTTTTGCCTTGCCCGGTGCTCTGGCGCCAGTGTTGGGGCAAAATATAGGCGCGCAGCGCGACGACCGGGTCAGTGCAGCTATCGTCTTCACACGCAGACTGGTGACTGGCTACGGTCTGACGGTGTGGCTGATACTGGTGCTGTGCGGCGGGATGATCGCCGATCTCTATCAACTTGAAGGCGATGCCCGCGCGTTGTTCCTCGCCTTTTGCCATTTTGGCGGTGGGCTGTGGGTGATTATCGGTCTGGATTTTGTCGCCATCGCCGTGTTCATGACCATGAACAGATCATGGTGGGTCCCGGTTTTCGCCTGGCTCAGGGCAACAGCAGGTACAGTGCCCTTCGTCTATGCAGGCGCTCACTGGTTTGGCAGCAGCGGGGCATTTCCCGGCATGCTCGCCGGTAACGCCGTGATTGCACTGATATCGATTACCACTGCTTCGCTGACGGCGAAGCGCTTTTTCACAAGCAGAGCCCGGGCCAAGTGCGCCGGGGCACATTGA
- a CDS encoding LEA type 2 family protein gives MSLHPIRALLSGLLVLTLSACALMPQRDPLSINVVGIEPIPGQGLELRMAITLRVQNPNDAEINYTGVALDLDVNGRLLASGVSNQKGTVGRFSEAVLVVPVSVSAFAALRQALGLTQSQRLDNLPYTLRGKLAGGLFGTLRFSDSGTLDLRQAEGDPW, from the coding sequence ATGTCGCTACACCCGATCCGCGCCCTGCTCTCGGGCCTGCTGGTTCTGACTCTGAGCGCTTGTGCGCTGATGCCGCAGCGCGACCCGCTGAGCATCAATGTCGTCGGTATCGAGCCCATTCCCGGGCAAGGACTGGAACTGCGCATGGCGATCACCTTACGCGTGCAGAATCCCAACGATGCCGAGATCAACTACACCGGCGTGGCGCTGGACCTGGACGTGAACGGCAGGCTGCTGGCCTCGGGCGTCAGTAATCAGAAAGGTACGGTAGGACGCTTCTCCGAGGCCGTACTGGTGGTCCCGGTCAGCGTGTCGGCCTTTGCCGCATTGCGCCAGGCACTGGGCCTTACCCAGAGCCAGCGTCTGGACAATTTGCCGTACACCTTGCGTGGCAAGCTGGCGGGCGGCCTGTTCGGCACCCTGCGTTTCAGCGACAGCGGCACACTGGACCTGCGCCAGGCTGAGGGCGACCCCTGGTAA
- a CDS encoding glycoside hydrolase family protein produces MMLRKLPVQLRTLSTLTLVAALLGLSTAPAWAADKSAKRGIAYDITSPADLAALSSGVSWWYNWSPKPHDRLASYDYASMYGVDFIPMVWNDNVDDGQLKLYLQAHPAIRYLLVINEPNLTDQANMTPEAAARFWPRLEQIAAQTGVKLVGPAMNWGTMAGYGDPVLWLDAFYAAYRSMNQNRDPQIDYLAFHWYDYGLSGMLDQLARYGKPVWVTEFANWHGLNDGAQIDSVAKQKQQMADMVATLERRADVFRYAWFTGRMTQDPHFSSLLSDEGKLTELGQYYLSLPYGE; encoded by the coding sequence ATGATGCTGCGAAAGCTGCCAGTACAACTCCGTACCCTTTCAACTCTCACCCTGGTCGCGGCGCTGCTCGGTTTATCGACAGCCCCCGCATGGGCCGCCGATAAAAGCGCCAAACGCGGCATTGCCTATGACATCACCTCGCCTGCCGATCTGGCTGCGTTATCGTCTGGCGTGAGCTGGTGGTACAACTGGAGCCCGAAACCGCATGACCGCCTGGCGTCCTACGATTACGCCTCGATGTATGGCGTCGACTTCATCCCGATGGTCTGGAACGACAACGTCGATGACGGCCAGTTGAAGCTCTATCTGCAAGCTCACCCCGCCATTCGCTACCTGCTGGTTATCAATGAACCCAATCTGACGGACCAGGCCAACATGACCCCCGAGGCGGCCGCGCGCTTCTGGCCGCGATTGGAACAGATCGCGGCACAGACCGGCGTGAAACTGGTAGGCCCTGCCATGAACTGGGGAACCATGGCCGGTTATGGCGACCCGGTGCTATGGCTCGATGCCTTCTACGCCGCCTACCGATCGATGAACCAGAATCGCGACCCGCAGATCGATTACCTGGCCTTTCATTGGTACGACTATGGCCTGTCAGGGATGCTCGACCAGCTGGCTCGCTACGGGAAACCGGTGTGGGTCACAGAGTTCGCCAACTGGCACGGGCTCAATGATGGAGCGCAGATTGACTCTGTAGCAAAGCAGAAACAGCAAATGGCCGACATGGTTGCCACTCTTGAAAGGCGCGCGGACGTGTTCAGGTATGCCTGGTTCACTGGGCGCATGACTCAGGACCCGCACTTCTCCAGTTTGCTGAGCGATGAGGGCAAACTGACCGAGCTGGGTCAGTACTACCTGTCTCTACCGTACGGCGAGTAA
- a CDS encoding acetyl-CoA C-acyltransferase, which translates to MSIEGTTPHHDPVVIVSAARTPMGGFQGDLQSLSATCLGSAAIRASVERAGIDPAHVDEVLFGCVLPAGLGQAPARQAALGAGLSTATVCSTVNKMCGSGMQTTIMAHDLLLAGSAKVVVAGGMESMSNAPYLLDRARAGYRMGHGKILDHMFLDGLEDAYEPGRLMGTYAEDCAQQHGFTREAQDAFAITSLTRAQQAIADGLFDAEIVPVQARVGKESRLITQDEQTPKAHLDKIPALKPAFREGGTVTAANASSISDGAAALVLMRQSEAQQRGLQPLAVIHAHAAFADAPGLFPTAPIGAIQRLLSKTGWSLNDVDLFEINEAFAVVALVTMSTLGISHEKVNVNGGACALGHPIGASGARIIVTLLAALRSRQLKRGVAAICIGGGEATAIAVEIVY; encoded by the coding sequence ATGTCCATAGAAGGGACAACCCCGCATCACGACCCCGTGGTCATTGTCAGCGCCGCACGCACGCCCATGGGCGGTTTTCAGGGCGATCTGCAAAGCCTTAGTGCTACTTGCCTGGGCTCGGCCGCGATCCGCGCCAGCGTCGAGCGCGCCGGGATAGATCCCGCCCATGTCGACGAAGTGCTGTTTGGCTGCGTGCTGCCAGCCGGGCTGGGTCAGGCTCCGGCCCGGCAGGCTGCGCTCGGCGCAGGTCTGAGCACTGCGACGGTGTGCAGCACGGTCAATAAAATGTGCGGCTCCGGCATGCAGACCACGATCATGGCGCATGACCTGTTGCTGGCAGGCAGCGCGAAGGTGGTGGTGGCTGGCGGCATGGAAAGCATGTCCAACGCACCTTATCTGCTGGATCGGGCCCGAGCCGGTTATCGCATGGGCCACGGAAAAATCCTCGATCATATGTTTCTCGACGGTCTTGAAGATGCCTACGAACCCGGTCGGCTGATGGGCACTTACGCTGAAGATTGCGCGCAGCAGCACGGCTTCACTCGCGAGGCGCAGGACGCCTTTGCCATCACCTCTTTGACTCGCGCTCAGCAGGCCATCGCCGATGGGCTGTTCGACGCCGAGATCGTTCCTGTGCAGGCCAGAGTCGGCAAGGAATCCAGGCTGATCACTCAGGATGAGCAAACACCCAAGGCGCACCTGGACAAGATTCCAGCGCTCAAACCTGCGTTTCGCGAGGGCGGAACGGTCACTGCGGCCAACGCCAGTTCGATCTCGGACGGTGCTGCGGCGCTGGTGCTGATGCGTCAGTCAGAAGCGCAACAGCGGGGTCTGCAACCGTTGGCCGTGATCCACGCACATGCTGCTTTTGCTGATGCACCCGGCCTGTTTCCCACCGCCCCGATAGGCGCCATTCAGCGCCTTTTGAGCAAGACAGGCTGGAGTCTGAATGACGTTGATCTGTTTGAAATCAATGAAGCCTTCGCGGTGGTTGCGCTGGTGACGATGAGCACGCTGGGCATTTCGCATGAGAAGGTCAACGTCAATGGTGGGGCCTGCGCGTTAGGTCATCCGATCGGGGCGTCGGGCGCGCGCATCATTGTCACGTTGCTCGCGGCTTTGCGCAGCAGGCAGCTCAAGCGTGGTGTAGCGGCCATTTGTATCGGAGGCGGTGAAGCGACAGCAATAGCGGTTGAAATAGTATATTAG
- a CDS encoding beta-glucosidase: MIRRPQPTALTRRTPSLSVFKHTLGLSLLTFSVMQANMALAAVTPATGDAVEARVSSILDNMTQSEKINFTRVNDGHMIPSLLKWGIKGTVAYDSSMGVHVNNATFGAQYPSQSALAATWSINRAKEFGLAIAYETRISGGQQMLSPGANLYRTPFNGRSAEYVSGEDPFLGAVLAPAIVNGIQVQGIQASGKHYLANEQEANRQAINVNVDERTLRELYLPGFESMVKNANVASIMCGFNKVNGDYACENHHLITEVLKGEWGYQGTVISDFNAIHDAFKGAWAGTDIDMPSGLQFTEANLLPYLWSGQLTQNVIDDKVKRNLRAIVSYDFQDNLNTAKALEHPEYGMRAALNTARESIVLLRNENTAAGKPLLPLARSAKIAVIGDWARQAPGSPFGTANSPPNSYVTELSGLQQLASSSTDVTYLPEMSLNPASSTWYQPATGENGITNSGVKAEYFSNTNLSGDPVLTRVEPGVNLNWTTGTNVTDAGSTAVSGFSPSPGAFSARFTSTIKPTVSGAQVFKVRADGPYKLWVNDELVLQSDGVPYSADVVNAMVTSGKTAALTAGKQYTVKLEYKRVQGNFIPALGGLTGVQMSWAALRPPKDLSKYDAVVVAVGSNYENEGEGSDHGFDLPDQQAELISFVTRANPNTVVVMHGGGVANMQPWANKVGATLQAWFPGQQGGQALAEILYGKVNPSGKLPITIDKDIEDNPSYASYPDPAAYRGGNALTEMTYSEGLYMGYRGYDKKHAKPLYPFGYGLSYTTFGYSDLKLSTNVLTPGSTIDVKFTVTNTGDKAGFEVAQLYVQPVKPAVDRPEKELKGFTKVYLQPGESKTVSIPVDSRSLAYYVDKTDSWDVDAGKFKILVGADSENLTLNRTLITLYPEKLTTRDSNPLPLPLRKAVQVSASQAY, from the coding sequence ATGATCCGACGCCCACAGCCAACTGCACTCACCCGAAGGACACCTTCCTTGTCAGTCTTCAAGCACACACTGGGTTTGAGCCTGCTGACGTTCAGCGTCATGCAGGCCAATATGGCCCTCGCCGCAGTGACTCCGGCCACCGGCGACGCTGTCGAAGCGCGCGTCAGTTCGATCCTCGACAACATGACCCAGTCGGAAAAGATCAACTTCACCCGCGTGAATGACGGTCACATGATCCCGTCGCTGCTCAAATGGGGCATCAAAGGCACCGTGGCGTATGACTCGTCCATGGGCGTTCACGTCAACAACGCCACCTTCGGCGCGCAGTACCCTTCACAGTCCGCACTGGCCGCGACCTGGAGCATCAACCGGGCGAAGGAATTCGGCCTGGCCATCGCCTACGAAACGCGGATTTCCGGCGGTCAGCAAATGCTCTCGCCTGGCGCCAACCTGTACCGTACCCCCTTCAACGGGCGCTCGGCCGAGTACGTGAGCGGCGAAGACCCGTTCCTCGGTGCGGTACTGGCACCCGCTATCGTCAACGGCATTCAGGTGCAGGGGATCCAGGCCAGCGGCAAGCATTACCTGGCCAATGAACAGGAAGCCAATCGTCAGGCGATCAACGTCAATGTCGACGAACGCACCCTGCGCGAACTGTACCTGCCGGGCTTCGAGTCTATGGTCAAGAACGCCAACGTGGCGTCGATCATGTGCGGTTTCAACAAGGTCAACGGCGACTACGCGTGCGAAAACCATCACCTGATCACTGAAGTGCTCAAAGGCGAATGGGGCTATCAGGGCACGGTTATCAGTGACTTCAATGCCATCCACGATGCGTTCAAAGGCGCATGGGCCGGTACGGATATCGATATGCCGTCCGGCTTGCAGTTTACCGAAGCCAACCTGCTGCCTTACCTGTGGAGCGGCCAGCTCACCCAGAACGTGATTGATGACAAGGTCAAACGCAACCTGCGTGCCATTGTCAGCTATGACTTCCAGGACAACCTGAACACCGCCAAAGCGCTGGAGCACCCGGAATACGGCATGCGCGCAGCGCTGAACACCGCGCGCGAGTCCATCGTGCTGCTGCGCAATGAAAACACCGCTGCGGGCAAACCCCTGTTGCCATTGGCCCGCTCGGCCAAGATCGCCGTCATCGGCGACTGGGCACGTCAGGCTCCGGGATCGCCGTTCGGTACGGCCAACTCGCCGCCCAACAGCTACGTGACCGAGCTGAGCGGCCTGCAACAACTGGCGTCCAGCAGCACAGATGTCACCTATCTCCCGGAAATGAGCCTGAATCCGGCCAGTTCCACCTGGTATCAGCCTGCAACCGGTGAAAACGGCATCACCAATTCGGGCGTCAAGGCCGAGTACTTCTCCAACACCAACCTGTCCGGCGATCCTGTGCTGACGCGGGTAGAGCCAGGCGTGAATCTGAACTGGACCACCGGCACCAACGTCACCGACGCTGGCAGCACCGCCGTCTCCGGCTTCAGCCCTTCGCCAGGCGCGTTCTCGGCGCGGTTTACCTCGACCATCAAGCCGACCGTCTCCGGTGCTCAGGTGTTCAAGGTTCGTGCAGACGGCCCTTACAAACTGTGGGTCAACGACGAGCTGGTGCTGCAAAGCGATGGCGTGCCGTACTCCGCTGACGTCGTGAACGCGATGGTCACTTCCGGGAAGACCGCTGCGCTGACCGCCGGCAAGCAGTACACCGTGAAACTGGAATACAAGCGTGTGCAGGGCAATTTCATCCCGGCGCTGGGCGGTTTGACTGGCGTACAGATGAGCTGGGCAGCATTGCGTCCGCCCAAGGATCTGTCGAAGTACGATGCAGTCGTGGTGGCTGTCGGCAGCAACTATGAAAACGAAGGCGAAGGTTCGGACCACGGTTTCGATCTGCCTGACCAACAGGCCGAGCTGATCAGCTTCGTGACCCGAGCCAACCCCAACACGGTTGTGGTCATGCACGGTGGCGGCGTTGCCAACATGCAGCCATGGGCCAACAAAGTGGGCGCTACTCTGCAAGCCTGGTTCCCGGGTCAGCAAGGCGGCCAGGCACTGGCCGAGATTCTGTACGGCAAGGTCAACCCGTCGGGCAAGCTGCCGATCACCATCGACAAGGACATCGAAGACAACCCGAGCTACGCCTCGTATCCGGACCCGGCTGCCTATCGTGGCGGCAATGCGCTGACCGAAATGACCTACAGCGAAGGCCTGTACATGGGCTATCGCGGTTATGACAAGAAGCACGCCAAACCGCTGTACCCGTTCGGCTACGGCCTGTCCTACACCACGTTCGGCTACAGCGATCTCAAGCTGTCGACCAACGTCCTGACCCCAGGCTCGACGATTGACGTCAAGTTCACCGTGACCAACACCGGCGACAAGGCAGGTTTCGAGGTGGCGCAGCTCTACGTGCAGCCAGTGAAACCGGCGGTAGACCGTCCAGAGAAGGAGTTGAAAGGCTTTACCAAGGTGTACTTGCAGCCTGGCGAGAGCAAGACGGTCAGCATCCCTGTCGACTCACGCTCACTGGCTTACTACGTCGACAAGACCGATAGCTGGGATGTCGATGCCGGCAAGTTCAAGATCCTGGTGGGCGCAGACTCGGAAAACCTGACGCTTAACCGCACGCTGATCACCCTGTATCCGGAAAAACTGACCACGCGCGACAGCAACCCGCTGCCGTTGCCACTGCGCAAGGCAGTGCAGGTCAGCGCCTCACAAGCTTACTGA